AAGGTACAATATAAATGTAATTTGTAGTACGAATAACACCTAACTTCTTCACTGATGTACTCCACATAATATAGCAAAGCATGGAGGCGATTAACCCAAGGAATATTAGGTTGAAGATTACTATGGGTTGGTTTAACTTGGCGAGATGCAATTGCGAAGAAGAAAATGCGAAAATAGGTAGCATTGTGATGATACCGTAAAAGAAGACCTTGCGGGTAATGAATAGTACACCGTATTTTTTGTCGAGCCTTTTTAATAGAATGCTGTAGCAGCCCCACATTAAAGCGGCTATAATTGTTAAGCAATCACCTAGGGGGTTAATTTTGAGTATAAAGTTACCATTAAATATAACCAATGCCACTCCTATAAGTGCTATAACTGAACCATAAAATAATTGTTTTTTAAGATGCTCTGTCCTGTCTGTAAGGCGGGTTAGAAAAGCGGTGAGTATAGGGGTTGTACATAGGATTAGTGATACGTTGGAAGCGAGTGTTATTTTGAGTGCACTGTTTTCAGCCATGAAGTAAAGTGAACCGCCACATATTCCGGCAGCAAGCAGCAAAGCTTCATCTTTCCATGTATTGGCCAATAAACGTTTAGGGGAAAAGAACCATATGCTAAGATATGCCAAAAGAAAACGGTAAAGTAGAATTTCAGTTGGTGAAAGTCCGTGTTGCAAGAGTATTTTAGTTGAAACAAATGTAGTTCCCCAGATAACTATTGTTACTAAGGCCATGATATGATACCAAAAAGTTCTCATGAATGCGTTGCTTATCCATTTATTTGGCAAAGATAAGTATAAAAATAGCAGGAAAA
This is a stretch of genomic DNA from uncultured Bacteroides sp.. It encodes these proteins:
- a CDS encoding DMT family transporter: MRTFWYHIMALVTIVIWGTTFVSTKILLQHGLSPTEILLYRFLLAYLSIWFFSPKRLLANTWKDEALLLAAGICGGSLYFMAENSALKITLASNVSLILCTTPILTAFLTRLTDRTEHLKKQLFYGSVIALIGVALVIFNGNFILKINPLGDCLTIIAALMWGCYSILLKRLDKKYGVLFITRKVFFYGIITMLPIFAFSSSQLHLAKLNQPIVIFNLIFLGLIASMLCYIMWSTSVKKLGVIRTTNYIYIVPLVTLITSAIVIDETITYIASIGSVFILFGVYIAEQGEKLKSLHLKRRK